ACAAACTATCTTTTACTGGAAAAAAAGGCTCGGTTAACGATTTGTTACAGTGCCTGACAAATTGTAACAAATTGTAACTGGATTAAGGGTATGATTCCGGCTATTATCGTAATTGTAGAGCAGAGAACATCATACGAGGTACCCCCCTCAGTTCGAAACCTCTACGACCTGTAGTCCACTTATACTCTAGTCCTCTGACCGCTTGCAAAAGTGGTCTTTTTTTTATCCACGGATGTTTCAGGGTTGACACACGGGTCAACCCCTACGGGATGGGTTTTGTCAGAATATTATCACGTAGGGGCAACGCTTACCGTTGCCCATTTTCCAGGGATTGCACACAACCCATTCTACATTGATTGTGAAATCAACAACATGTCCATTGTGAATTCCAAAGCAGTTCGGGCACCCGTAAAGGGTGCCCCACGGTCTACGGTCACTTCTTATTCAGTATCTTCGCCACCTTCGGCGCACGCAGCCTGTGCGGCTGCGGGAAACCGGACCCGAGCAACGGCCGGCAGTAAATATAGAACTTTTCAGTCACATCTTTTTTTAATGGGTCGTAGAAATCCTCGGGCATGTGCTTGGTCTTGGCTGCGATTTCATCAAGCTTCACCAGTTTGTAATCAACAGAGTAATTTCCGGTGCGCTGAATTGTAATCGAGCCGTCAACATTGTGCCAGAGCGCGAACTGGGCAGCCTTTTCGCCAACTTCGCGGGCCTCAAACTGGTCCACGTCTGAAACGCAGCCTACAAACGAGCGCTGCAGGTAGCCGAAAGTATCAGAGCGTACCCGTTTGATCTTCAGTTTCGCGCGGATCTCATCTGACAGGAGATCTCCGAGTGCGCCGGTACCTGAAAGCTGGACATTTCCGTGGGCATCCTTTTCTGAAGTTTTCATCAGGGTTGTCATGATCGGCTGATGCTCTTTATCCGAAACGCCTTCGCTGATCGCAACAATGCAGCGTCCGAATTTCTCATAAGTGCTCTTTACATCAGACAGGAATCCGTTGATGTCAAAGGGATTTTCCGGGATATAGATGAGATGCGGCCCGTCATCGGGGTATTTCCTGGCCAGAGCGCTCGCAGCCGTGAGGAATCCCGCATTCCTCCCCATTACTATGGCAATATAAACTCCAGGCAGTGATCTGTTGTCAAGGTTGGCTCCCATGAAAGCCTGAGCCACGAATCTGGCGGCTGACGGAAATCCCGGAGTATGATCATTGATCACCAGGTCATTGTCGATAGTCTTCGGGATATGGATCACCCGCAGGTCATACTCGGCTTTTTCAGCTTCATCATTGACGATTCTGGCTGTATCAGAGGAATCATTGCCTCCGATGTAGAAAAAATACCTGATTTCGTGCGCACGCAGCACTTCGAAAATTTCCTTGCAGTATTTTTCATCCGGCTTGTCCCGGGTCGAGAGCAGAGCAGAAGAAGGCGTGGATGCGACTTTTTCAAGGTTATTGGTGGTTTCCTGGGTCAGGTCCACCAGCTCTTCATTGATGATGCCTTTGACGCCGTTCAATGCGCCGTAAACTTTAGTGACCTGGGAAAACTTCCTGGATTCCAGAACAGCTCCCACCAGACTCTGATTGATTACAGCTGTCGGTCCACCACTCTGAGCGATCAGAACTTTACCTGTCAGTATCGAACTCATTTTCCCTCCTTGGTATTTTCAACCTTGTTCAGTGGTCCATTTATCTCCTGATCCGGGAGTGCACTTTTCCCGGTCTTCAGAAAATCGCAGGCAGTTTCGAGGTCCCTCACTATGCCGATGACTCGATTGATTCTGGTCAGATCCAGGGTTTTCAGAAGTTCGGTTGAAACTCCGGTGAAGAGCAGCTCTCCGTTTCGCTCCCTGAGATTTTTCCAGAGGGAGAGCAGTATGCCGTGTGCCTCTTCTGCGACAAAACCCTGTTCGAAATCCACCACTACGCGCAGTGCTCCATCCCGTTTAAGTTTGTCAGCGATTTTCCTGAATTCCCCAAGATTGTCCCTGAAAATCCCGGAACCTGCACTTACTACCTGAATTCCATCCCTGACAGACAATTCCATTTTTTCTCCAGTCTGGTCAGACTTGTCTTACCTGTCTTTCGATTAATTACTAAAGCGTACCCAGTATATTCACTACCATATTATAAACTTTCCCGTCCTGTGGAACAAGATTCAGCATTTTCTGATAAGCTGCGCGTGCTGATTCCTTGTCCCCGGTTTTCAGATAAACTTTGCCGAGATTGTAATAAACTCCGGCAGAATCAGGCTTGATGATTTTAGCGATCTCGAAATTCTTGATTGCCGGTGAATATTCTTCCTTCAGAAGATAAGCCAGGCCGAGGTTATAGTGCAGGTCATAGTCGCTGTCTCTGAGCGCCACTCCCTGCCGCAGCACCGCGATGGCGTCGTCGACTCTGGCGAGAGCCAGGAACACCAGGCCCAGATTGTTATAGACCAGCGGCTCATCCACAGCAAGGCCCCTGGCCTTTTGTGCATACTCCAGAGCCTTCTCAAATTTTCCCAACCCATAATAGGATTGAGCCATCAGGTCATAGCTGCGGTAATCCCCTGCATCAAAGGATACGGCCTGCTCCGCCTCAGCCAGCGCTCTGTAAAATCT
The DNA window shown above is from Candidatus Wallbacteria bacterium and carries:
- a CDS encoding 6-phosphofructokinase produces the protein MSSILTGKVLIAQSGGPTAVINQSLVGAVLESRKFSQVTKVYGALNGVKGIINEELVDLTQETTNNLEKVASTPSSALLSTRDKPDEKYCKEIFEVLRAHEIRYFFYIGGNDSSDTARIVNDEAEKAEYDLRVIHIPKTIDNDLVINDHTPGFPSAARFVAQAFMGANLDNRSLPGVYIAIVMGRNAGFLTAASALARKYPDDGPHLIYIPENPFDINGFLSDVKSTYEKFGRCIVAISEGVSDKEHQPIMTTLMKTSEKDAHGNVQLSGTGALGDLLSDEIRAKLKIKRVRSDTFGYLQRSFVGCVSDVDQFEAREVGEKAAQFALWHNVDGSITIQRTGNYSVDYKLVKLDEIAAKTKHMPEDFYDPLKKDVTEKFYIYCRPLLGSGFPQPHRLRAPKVAKILNKK
- a CDS encoding STAS domain-containing protein, with the translated sequence MELSVRDGIQVVSAGSGIFRDNLGEFRKIADKLKRDGALRVVVDFEQGFVAEEAHGILLSLWKNLRERNGELLFTGVSTELLKTLDLTRINRVIGIVRDLETACDFLKTGKSALPDQEINGPLNKVENTKEGK